taaatggaTCACTGTAATGCGGTTTGGCCTAACAGAAAATTTAAAGTGTAAGAcaactcttttatatataaaaaaattaatctttcttttcatttttattttttatctaataaCTCTAATGAATAAGTCGCATTAAATGAAAACGAGTTAATTTTAAATGGGTTtatcctttatatatataatctatgtATAATAATGTTAAACAATTTTCGTTCAAATTACTGTACATACtaaattcatcaattttgtaatgattaatatatatatatatatatatatatatatatatatatttatactcgTTAAATCTAACTCACATATTATAATGTTTTTCCAATTTTGTAATCATTATTTAGACAACATGAACGCTCTTATATCATTATAACCATAACAGCATTATTTACAGTTTGAAGGTcagaatttaattattgaaaaatcaaacatttgatttacttttttctaACAAAACACGCTTCATTCTTTAGTCGGAATTTGATTTGTCCACCAAAGTATACTATTGTtataaatgaacaaaaaaatgtGTTCCGTAGAAAAATTCATTAGCATGTATATGCTATTAGATATAACtctaaaaaaagttttaaatccTTTAACATAAagataatattatcttttttatcagCATTAAACATAACATTATTAAATCTCAAAATTGTTTATGTATCTATTATTATTgtctaaatataatattatttgaacacCCACCAAATTTTTACACACactttatatttgatattaaatatacttttatcacttaaatttttcaaaaaattagaattagtcattattcaaaactaaattgtataCCAATTTAGTTTTCTATCTTTGGACatgtgtgaatttaatcattttaactaaattttattcagtttatttaacgtttcaaatatgtctgttattgagcaacattgaaatgaaaatataaaaatgtgtcaaactgtgtaaacaattcaaatgtttGTCACCTAACattgaaatatgaaaatatgtaaatatgttAAATAGTGTAACCAACTCAAATATTTGTCAACtaacattaaaatgaaaatgtgtctaacagtgtaaacaactaaaatagtatGACGAATTACGTTTGAAACGCCGaagaaacctaaaaaaaattggttaaaaagaataaatttaaacatttttaaatatagaaattaaattagtctaaaatttGAAAGGTAAAGCATtattaattttcacttaaaataaAGAGCttaatacttattattttatctttcccTCCCTTCTCTTTATAAgtataaagttaaattttttaattacagtggtattaaaaaacattttccatTTTTCTCTGTATATTCTTTGGCTCATTCTTTTCAGAACATGTGTGGGGACCTGTCGTGTGGATAAGGGTTGGAAGATGAAAAAGATGGAGGACGACCACACCTGCACCTGCAGGCTACCCTTGCATGCGTCCAATTTCATATCACTgtcctttcttcttccttttctcatTACTACAAACAAACAAACCCTTTGTTCACGCATCATTTTACAAACAAATCCatccatatataaaaaaaccacCATTAACAAAAAGGTAACAAACCCATTCACGCAACCTTACACACCAAAAACGATTCTACTAACTTTCACTTCAACTGCAAAAGCAACAGTTTATACTCCATTATTCACCATGGCCATCCCACATTTTCTTGCAATACCTTTCCCAATCCAAGGCCATATCAATCCCCTTTTGCAGTTCTCCCAGGTTTTGGTCACATATGGCTGCAAAATCACCTTCTTGAGTTCGGATGAGAACTACCGCAAACTGAAGAGTGCAAGGGATGGTGCTGCCATGGACCCAAACATAAAGTTTGTGTCTCTCCCTGATGGTGTGGACCCTGAAGATGATAGAAAGGACCAGGCCAAGGTTATTTCCACCACCATTAAAACCATGCGTGTTATGCTTCCCAAGCTCATACAAGATGTGAATGCTTTCGACACTCACAACAAAATTTCTTGCATTATTGTCACCAAGAACATGGGATGGGCTTTGGAAGTTGGCCACCACTTGGGTATAAAAGGGTCTCTGTTCTGGCCAGCCTCAGCAACTTCTCTGGCTTCCTTTAACTCCATTCAGAGGCTTATTGATGAAGGAACCATAGATTGCAAAACTGGTAAGAGAAATAAACACTTCTTTCCTGTATTCTTCTTTCTTGTCACATGCTGCTATATTGCGTTGCGTCATGTACTGTCTAATTTTGGAGATTTCTCATCATTGTACGAAGCTTTACAGTGCTTAATTTTCATTGATGGCTTAACTTTAGAATTAATTCTAGGTTAGGTTAAACATTTAAACTTTGTATTTCGTACAGATTCTTTTCTCACTTGGAAAAGTcctattcattattttgttactGTTTCTATCAAAATAGGAATCCATTCCCACTTTTCATAAAGTTATAATAATGACAGATTTTCCTTAGTTGTCCACCATTCAATATTTTTGAGATAGCATGATATCAGCAAAATCTAGCACTTTAGCAAAGGACACAGACAGATTGCAGCAGCTTCTCGTATTTTGTAGTTGTTTTGGAATCTCACTTTTCAATTGTACCAATTAAATCGTATTTGCACATTTGGGATACTTACAATTTTGTTATTTCatgtaaatcaataaaaaagatGTTGGTCTATTATAATCtctaaaagattattttttttcgtGTAATTCAATATAATACAGTTTCTTCTTATACAAACCAAAGAAAAAAGCAGTAGGTACATAGATGAAAATGTTAATATAGCTCTCACTGTATCGATCTGAGTGTTAATTATTAAAGTTCTACaagataatataaattaagCCATTGTAGGATCATGACACTGCATTTACTTTTGCACTGGAAGGAATCTTGGTCCCATTATACACACTGTATATTTCTTAACAGTAATTAATTGGCCTTTTGCATTTCAGGACTCCCTAGCAGAAACCAGGAACTGATACAGCTTTCCTCTAATTTGCCTTTGATGGAAGCAGCTTCCATGCCATGGTACTGCTTGGATAATcccttcttcttccttcacaTGAAGCAAGAAATGCAGAATTTGAATTTAGCAGAAAAATGGCTTTGTAACACTACTTTTGATCTTGAAGCTGGAGCTTTTTCCACATCACCAAAGCTCCTACCAGTAGGCCCTTTAATGGCAAATGAGAAGAACAACATATTATGTTCATTGTGGGAAGAAGACAGAACCTGTCTAGAATGGTTGGACCTGCAGCCACCTCAATCTGTCATATATGTTTCTTTTGGAAGTATGGTGTCACTGAAACCAAACCAATTCAATGAACTAGCTCTTGGACTGGACCTCCTTAAAAGACCTTTCCTTTGGGTTGTTCGTGAAGACAATGGTTTCGAGGTGAACAATGCATGTGAATTTCGGGGAAGTCAAGGTAAAGTTGTTAGTTGGGCACCTCAGAAGAAGGTTCTGAGCCACCCTGCCATAGCATGTTTCATTACCCACTGTGGTTGGAATTCAACCATAGAAGGTGTTTGTAATGGGGTACCGTTCTTGTGTTGGCCATTCTGCAGTGACCAACTTATGAACCAGACTTATATTTGTGATGTGTGGAAGGTTGGAGTTGGATTTGACAGGGATGAGAATGGAATGATATCAAAGGAAGAGATAAAAAAGAAGGTGGAGCAACTACTTGTCGATGAGGAAATAAAGGGAAGATCTTCCAAATTCATGGAAATGGTCATCAAGAACAAAACACAAGGTGACCACAATCTCAACATGTTTATCAATTGGGCCAAGGACTAAGAACTAAGAATTCTCTTAATACAGTTTTatagcttttatatatatttaacaaataaatatacataaaataagGAAAGAATAGAGAAAATAAAGTGGAAATTAAGGTGGTGTTTTGTTAACTGTGTtatgtattataatataaaatttacagaTGTGTTCTAAACTCTTCCTAATTTTTCTAAATCTAGTgaagtccttcatctttaaggAACATTCTCACGAACATGCAAATTCTATAAATTAagacttaattaattttattttatttagtcacatatttagtaaaaaaattaattaaatcttttagtttacaaatgaaataatgttaaatataattatgaacttttacatttcaattatttctCAAAACCATCAAATTATTTgttacatgaaaatttattaaaaaaatcaaataattaaatcttttagTTTACTCGTATCATAATTTATAACTAACGCATAATTataattcacaaaattaagGACATTAATTTCAATATAAGAAAGTgttactttattatattttttcttaaattagaGACGTATAATTGAacttaaaagaattttattGTCAAATTTTTAAGTTAAGAGACCTGTTATATTAATAGAtagatcaaaataaataaataagagataataagataattaagccaattattaaaatttttaggtGATACATAATTGGGGTGTTTAGGGTTTATATGAATATGATTGATCGTTTTGTGCAGACAAGACTCAACACTTTGTGTACGTTATTTCCTCCATTGGATAAGgatgtaaaaatattgaaaaccgAACCACCCGTTTTGTCAAGGAAAAGATGAGAGAAGACAAAATGTATTGACCAAGTAAAGGAGAAAGGAATggattaattattcttttttttcaaaaataagattttattacattttttcagaaaatatataaaaaatactggATAATGTATAGTTAGAAACACGGACAGTTTTTCTTGATGACTTGGGAGCGACGactacttaaaaataaattttattcttttaaatatattttaaaattacattttttatattattattattattaaaagagagaaaaaattgtttatgattaatttttcttGTGTCTAACATAATGACaatatatttaggtttaatcatgttttgaatctctaataaatttgaaaattttcaattgagtcttttgataaactttttttatctattgaatcttagatattttaaacatttttaattgagtctctatatttaattttgatatgttttgattcttaaacataaaaaaatggatGATTTTGACGTGTCAAACGTATTTCATGTTAGTTTTTGAGTTTTTTACATCGTTTAACAcgtttttgtttcaatgttagtTGGAAAATACATTTgacacataatttttttttaacataattaggttaaaagaactatatcGAATGATTTTGATCTCTCAAACGCGTTTCATATTAgcatttaaattgtttacactatttgacacattttcgcttcaatgttagttaGGAATCAAGTTTGCCACATCAAAAACATTTAAcgtaattaggttaaaaatattatatctattcatttttaagGATCAAAATGTAACAAAGTTTCATACAtaaacgaatttcaattttaggtcaaagttcagagactaaaaacatatttaacctttccAAGAATTTCCTTTCACTACACACACTGCATCAAAGTTAGTCAATGTTCGTGTATAATCACCACACAACCTCCATTAATATTAGTCAAGGTTCGTGCATAATCACCTACTCACTTAGAATTAAATCATtccaataattttttcattacacACATGCATCAATGCTAACTAATGTTTATGTATAATCGTCACACACCTTGCATTAATATTAGTCAGTGTTCATGCACCTTTCAACGCCTTGTGCAATCCAAATCGTATCAGCACATCTTTGTCTTTTGTCACAAGTCAAAATTTATCcttcaatcattttttttctgtcaCATTTGATAGCATTTGCAAATGACATTGCTACTTTACATTTGTTGGTGTAGAAAATCAGACTAAGTTACAATCACAAAGCATGCTAAGCAAATTATATTGAACCATAAGCTCTCTTATGGGGAAaaacataatgaaaaatatgaatgtCTTTATCTCAAAAATTACTCTGCTAAaacataaataagataaaaacaatcAACACAAGAATATAACGTGGAAACtccaaaattaaagaaaaaaccaTGGTCGTTGAGAATAACACGGTAtgaaaaattttacaattaactACTCTACCATCTCCTTTGAGCCCAAATACACCTAAATAttctaagaaaaaatttaaccaaatttcACAATGACTATAATAGTGTAAGAAAAGTCATTCGCaagcttaaaatatttttgactcAAGTATGGATTTTAAGTCTATTATATAACTATTATCACTCACTCCATT
This region of Vigna unguiculata cultivar IT97K-499-35 chromosome 5, ASM411807v1, whole genome shotgun sequence genomic DNA includes:
- the LOC114183084 gene encoding UDP-glycosyltransferase 83A1-like — translated: MAIPHFLAIPFPIQGHINPLLQFSQVLVTYGCKITFLSSDENYRKLKSARDGAAMDPNIKFVSLPDGVDPEDDRKDQAKVISTTIKTMRVMLPKLIQDVNAFDTHNKISCIIVTKNMGWALEVGHHLGIKGSLFWPASATSLASFNSIQRLIDEGTIDCKTGLPSRNQELIQLSSNLPLMEAASMPWYCLDNPFFFLHMKQEMQNLNLAEKWLCNTTFDLEAGAFSTSPKLLPVGPLMANEKNNILCSLWEEDRTCLEWLDLQPPQSVIYVSFGSMVSLKPNQFNELALGLDLLKRPFLWVVREDNGFEVNNACEFRGSQGKVVSWAPQKKVLSHPAIACFITHCGWNSTIEGVCNGVPFLCWPFCSDQLMNQTYICDVWKVGVGFDRDENGMISKEEIKKKVEQLLVDEEIKGRSSKFMEMVIKNKTQGDHNLNMFINWAKD